The DNA segment GACGGATGCGCATACCAGAACAGCAACACGATCAAGCCGATCACCGTCAATGTCCCCATCAACCACTTGCTCTGTTCGACGTGCTGCCATAGCAACGCAAAAACTGGATTCGGACGGTTGAAGATTCGTTCCACGGGTGGTTGATAGGGCCGGACGATCTCGTTGGATGTAAGCAGCGGCGCGCGGTCAACCGAGACCAATCGTCGACGTCCCAACAATCGCTGGACACCCCATAGCACAACGAGATAGCCGATCGCGAAGATCGCCGCCTTTTGAAAATCACGCGTGCTTACATTGCTCAGCGAGCCATAGGTGTCGAAGTGGCCAAACAGAATCGTTTGGATGACTCCGACCGCAAACCAAGATGTCACGACGATCACGGGAATCAACAGGATCAATCCGCCGATTGGCGAACGGACGAGGTAGGCGGTGATGAATCCGCAAATCAGCAACAACACACTGAAAAACAGCAGCCTCGCCACGCCGATCGGATGAATCACGTCGTCCGCCATCGGAGAGCTCGAGTCGTCAATCAACAAAACAACGACCGCGAGTACCAGCGACGCAATCGCCCAGACGACAAGTAGTGCAACCAAACCGACCGCAAACTTCACGTCGACGATTCGTTGCCACCGCACTGGCAACGTGCGTAACCAAAGGAATGTTTTTGCTTCTTCTTCGTTGCCAACCAACATCGCCGGAGCGCCCAACGCCATCAAGTTTGGCATCAGAATCCAAACCAGAAGGTAGGGATCAATGTCCAGGGGGGCGTCGTTGAAAACGTACTGACCGGCCGTGATAAACAGTTGGAATAGCAGAATGCCAGCGACGACCGCGATGACAAGCGGGCGAAGCGTGAGCACGTCTTTCCACAGTAATTGTTTCATCGTCGTACTTTTACGCGAGTGATTCTTGAACAACCGTGCGGCGTTCGGGGGCCGGGGTTTTGTCGACGTTTGATTAAACTTGCGCGTTCACTTTTTCATCACGGATCGTGCGACGATCGCTGCGACCGCATACCGCGATGAAGATTTCTTCCAGCGATGCTTGGCTTGCCGATAAATTCTTGACTCCCGATGCGTCGTCATAACGCGATTGCCAATCGTCGGCCAAGTCCTTGACGATCCAGCGGACTTGGCGACCACTGCGTGACTCGGAAAGCACTTGCCCGGCAGGGGACTCGACCGCTGCAATGGCGTCGTCAAGCGTCGCGACCACGATGTGGGTCGACTGACGCAAAACATCCATAGGTTGAACGAGTTTCAGTTCGCCTTGATGCAGGATCGCAATCCAATCGGCGACCCGCTCGACTTCGCTAATTTGATGACTGCTCAGCAGCACGGTGCGCCCAAGCGCGGCGCGGTCCACCATCGATTCCAAGAATTGTCGTCGAACCATCGGATCAAGTCCGCTGGTCGGTTCATCCAGGACCAACAGCGACGGGTCATGAGCGATCGCCAACGCCAATGCGACTTTCGCACGCTGTCCCTTGCTGAGGCTTTTCAGGCGGACGCCTTCGGGGACGTCGAATTCGGCAATCAATTCGCGGTAACGCTCGAGAAATCCCTCGGGGTAAAACGCGGACGTAAACCAACCAATTTCACCCGCGGACATCCATTCATAAAGTGCGGGGGCGTCCGAGACGTAGCCGATCGATTTGCGAATCTCGAGTCCCGCGGTGTCGCAGGGATGCCCGATCACGCTGGCCGCCCCAAAATCGGGTTTTAGAAAGCCGGTCAAGATGCGAATCATCGTCGTTTTGCCTGCGCCGTTTTCGCCCAGCAACGCGAAGACGACTCCCGCCGGCACTTCCAAATTAATGTTGTCCAGCGCGATCGTGTTGCCGAATCGTTTGCAGATGTGACGAAGCGAAATTACCGATTGCATTGGCGTGATCCTAGAAAAGTCGTTCGTTGACACAGTGAACGCGGGGAAGCGGATTCGGTCCGGTGGCGTCTTAGTCGCATGAATCGTCTCCGGCATGCAGCGGCGCGGTCTGTTTTTCCTGCTTGGCGAGTTCGGCTTCGAAGAGTTCTCGCAGCTCGTCCCGAGTCATTCCGCCCGCGATCGCGTCGGCAAGTGCACGGCGAACGCCATCGGCAACCAGCGTGTTACGAGCCTTGGTACAGCGAGCCAAGGCATCGCGGCGGACCACCATCCCACGGCCACGCAGCGGTTCGAGCACGCGATCGTTTTGCAGTTCCTGATACGCGCGGGCGATCGTATTGGAGTTGATCGCTAAATCGGCCGCCAATTGACGGACGCTCGGCAGCATCTGGCCGCCCGAGAGCACGCCATCGGCGACCGCCAATTTGACCTGACGAACAATCTGCTCGTAGATCGGAATGTCGCCGCTCGTTTCGATTGAAAAGAACATGACTGCCTTCGAGCCCAAGTCAAAAGAGAGGGAGGACGCCACATCGCGTCATGCACGTTCGCAATCCCAAGGGAGCCAAAAAATTTCAACCGGACTGGGAAATCCCAACCCAGCCGGAAAATTCGGACGCTACCTCGATTGCGTGTACTGGTGTCATGGTACACCGGTCTTTCGGCGAGTCAAGTGCCGGGGGTGGCAGAAGCAGCGACACGGGGGCTCCGATGGCATTTTTGGGCTCCAAAACCACCCGATGTAGCGGTGCTGTTGGGGGGCAAGGTTGGATGCCGTGCAGAATATAGGGTTAATGCTTGCGAATGGCGTCTCCCGTACCTACCATGCTTAAGTAGAGGCTCCTGCCTAAATACAGACAGTTCGTTTTTTGCTTGGCGTTTTTTTACCGGCGGAAAATGACTCAGCGGTTCTCGCCTGTCATAATGGGGGGTAGGCGGAGTGTTGCTCGATACATTGTTTGCAATTGATTTCTCATTCGTTTTGGTATCACGCCAGTGAGTCTTTCCGAGGTTGACCGCCAGTTTCTGCAAAGATGCCTTGAGCGTGCCCCACGCGCCTGGCAGAACTTTGTCGATCGGTTTTTAGGTTTGGTGGTTCATGTGGCGAACCACACAGCGGAATCGCGTGGAATCACGTTGGATCAATCCACGCGTGATGATCTGGTCGCCGAGGTGTTTTTGGCGTTGATCGCCAACGACTTCGGTGTGCTCCGCCGTTTCCGCCGCAATTGTTCGTTGGCGACCTATTTGACCGTCGTCGCACGCCGCGTGATCGCGCGGCGCTTGGCTACATCGCAAATCGGTCCGCAGACCGCCAGCCAATTGGAAACGGTCAATCAGGAGGCCGTGAGCGACAACGGGCATCAATCACGAATCGAAAATCGCGAAGAGGTCCAGCAGTTGATGCTGAGGCTGGATCCGCAAGAAGCCAACGTGGTGCGGATGTACCATCTCGAAGGTAAGAGTTACCAAGAGATCAGTCAGAGCGTTGGCATGGCCGAAAATAGCATCGGCCCGGTGCTGAGCCGGGCGCGATCGAAAATGCGTGGCGAAGCCTCTTAGGTGATCGCGGATGGGCGCTGGCGAGTGAATGATGGGCGCTGGCGAGTGAGTATCGATAGCAGTAAATATCGATGGATCACTCGCAATTACAGTGAGCCTTTCGCACGCCATCCGCTGTGACGGCACCAATCTTTTGGGCCCTCACGTTTTCAGGCCCTCGCACTCTCGGGCCCTAATAATCTCCGGCATTGACGGCCTCGGGCCCCTTGCACCGCGTCAAGGCTGCCTCGGTCGACACGCCGCATGATTAGTCGTGAACGGGTTCGATCGTTGCCGACATGCTGCCTTTGCAGCGGGCGATCAATTCATCTTTGCCAAACGCATGGATCTGATCGCGTTTCAGTTCGGCGTGCTCGAGCGTCGTGGTCAAGCAGATTGCTTTACCGCTGTTATCGACTTCCTTGGCAATTTGGAATCCGGTTTCGATGGGATGACGAAACAGACTTTTCATCATCAGCACGACATATTCGTAGCTGTGATCGGTGTCGTCCCACAGCACGACGCTGTAACGAGGCTGCTTCTTTGCTTTGGATTGATTGCGACGTTCAACTTCGGGTTTGGCCACTTCGGGTTCGGCCACCATTGTTTGATGATCTGCCATTGCTGACCATGCTCCTTGCAACATTTGATGGTTGTTGACTGGGGATCCAGTAAAATCGTTTTCGAATACGTTAAATTCTTGAGGAATCGGTTCTGCGAAGCGATGTCGGAAAATCACCGATTTGCATCGGTGCCGTTTCGCCTCCCTTCCATTTTTGTGTCGCCTGTTTCGGGCGGCAATCCTGTGACGCTGCTGGCGCACGCTCGGTGGTCTGCAAAATCAAGCGTTCGAATCGTGATCCGAACCGCAGGTCTTTTTCGAGCATGCTGCTCAGGGCCCCTCGTGCAAAAATGCCGGCCCCCTAAAACGGAGGTGGTCCCGGCACTGCTATGGTAGTCTCCCTGAGCCATAAAACGTAGGATTGCCTCACGTTTTCGTTCTCTGCGACAAAGCTATATTGTAGCGCCGTCCCAAATCGGTCGGCAGTCCTGATTATCACGTTTTTGAGCCTCGTGCGGCAAATTTCAGTCGTGCGGTGGCAAGCTTTGACGACACTTCCGTATTTTCCTTCGTTCAAAATCCCCTAGTCCGATTCGATGAACTTACCCGATTTGTTGGACACTCTGGCTAAAAAATCCGATCGCCATTTGAGCGATTTAGTCGAGTGGTTGAAAATTCCTAGTATTAGCAGCGACACTTCCCGCCGCACAGAGACCGCCGCGGCGGCCGATTGGGTTGCGGCGAAGTTGCAACAGGCGGGGTTGGCCACCGAATTGATCCCCACCCACGGGCATCCGATGGTGTTTGCCGAAACGCCCGCCGTTCCCGGGGCTCCGGTCGCATTGGTGTACGGCCACTACGACGTCCAGCCGGTCGAGCCGATTGACCAGTGGCAATCGCCTCCCTTTGAACCGACCGTTCGCAACGGCAATCTGTATGCTCGCGGGGCAACCGACGACAAAGGCCAACTGCTGACTCACGTGCAAAGCGTTTGTGAGTGGTTGGCGACCGGCCAGCCGCTGCCGCTGCAGATCAAGTTTTTGATCGAAGGCGAAGAAGAGGTTGGCAGCGAAAACCTCGAGCGAATGCTGCCCGAGCTTCGCGATCGATTGGCCTGCGACTGCGTCGTGATCAGCGACAGCAGCCAATACGCCGACGGCCAGCCCGCGATCACCTACGGACTGCGTGGGATCGCAACCTATGAATTGGAAGTCAACGGACCAAGCCAAGATCTTCACAGCGGTTCGTTTGGGGGGGCGGTAATGAATCCGGCGATCGCGCTGTGCCATTTGCTGTCGTCCATGGTCGATCGCGAAGGACGAATTCAGATCGAAGGCTTCTACGATGATGTCATCGAACTAAGCCAAGCCGAACGGGACGCTTGGGCCAAATTGCCTCAGTCCGACGAAGCATTCGCCAAATCGGTCGGCGTCAGCGAGTTGTTCGGCGAAAAAGGCTTTACCAGCGATGAACGCCGCTGGGCCAGACCCACTTTTGATATCAATGGATTGCAAAGTGGGCATCAAGGCGAGGGCGTCAAAACCATCATCCCGGCCACCGCGTTGGCCAAATTCAGTTTCCGCTTGGTCGCCAACCAAGACCCGGTTCAGTTGACCGCGGCGATCGAGCGTCATTTGCAACAGCATGCCCCGACAGGGATTCGATACACGTTGAAACCGGATCACGGCGCCCCAGGCATGTTGGCCAACCCGCAAAGCAAGTTTGCGGTGGCGGCATCGCAGGCGATCGAATCGGCTTTCGGAGTCGCGCCGGTGATGATTCGCGAAGGCGGCTCGATCCCGATTGTCACCCGTTTCCAAGATGTGCTGGGATGCGATTGTCTGTTAATGGGGTGGGGGTTATCCGACGACAACACTCATAGCCCCAACGAAAAATTCAAAATTCAAGATTACCACCGTGGCATTGCAGCGTCGGCGATCCTGTGGGATGAACTCGGAAAACTAAGCGAAAGCAAATAGAGATTATGCTCGATCGAAAATTTATCATTCAGAATGCGCAAGCGGTCAGCGACAATTGCCAGCGTCGTGGGGTCGATTGTGATATTGAAAAACTGGTCCAACTTGATGAACGTCGGCTTGTTGCGTTGCAAAACGCTCAGGATTTGAATCGACAAGCTAACGAGGTCAGCAAAGGAATCGGCGGTGCAAAAGACGCCGAAACGCGTCAGCAGATGATCGAAAAGGGACGCCAACTGCGAGAGCAGAAGGATGCGGCCCAGCGAGAACACGACGAACTCGAACAGCAGATCAGCGAGATCCAAGCTCAGATTCCGAACTTGACGCATCCCGACGCACCGACCGGCGGCGAGGAGGATGCAAATGAATTGTCGTTTGGCAAAACCGCAAAACCCACCTTCGATTTCAAGCCGCTCGACCATCTCGAGCTGGGCGAAAAACACGATCTGTTCGACTTCGAAGCCGGCGCCCGAGTGGCCGGAGCCGGATTCTACTTTCTGCGAAACGCGGCCGTTCGGCTCGATTTGGCCCTGCAGCAATTTGCGGTCTCGTTTTTATCCGAGCGAGGATTCACGCCGGTCAGCACCCCGGACTTGGCGCTGACAAGCGTGTTGCAAGGGACCGGGTTCAACCCACGCGGCCCCGAGACCCAAATCTATAGCATCGAAAACACCGAATTGAATCTCGTTGCGACAGCCGAAATTCCTCTTGGCGGGATGATGTCCGGTCAAACCCTCGATCTCGAGCAGTTGCCAATCCGGCTGTGTGGTTTGAGCCACTGTTTCCGCACCGAAGCGGGCGCC comes from the Novipirellula caenicola genome and includes:
- a CDS encoding ABC transporter ATP-binding protein, whose product is MQSVISLRHICKRFGNTIALDNINLEVPAGVVFALLGENGAGKTTMIRILTGFLKPDFGAASVIGHPCDTAGLEIRKSIGYVSDAPALYEWMSAGEIGWFTSAFYPEGFLERYRELIAEFDVPEGVRLKSLSKGQRAKVALALAIAHDPSLLVLDEPTSGLDPMVRRQFLESMVDRAALGRTVLLSSHQISEVERVADWIAILHQGELKLVQPMDVLRQSTHIVVATLDDAIAAVESPAGQVLSESRSGRQVRWIVKDLADDWQSRYDDASGVKNLSASQASLEEIFIAVCGRSDRRTIRDEKVNAQV
- a CDS encoding GntR family transcriptional regulator, whose product is MFFSIETSGDIPIYEQIVRQVKLAVADGVLSGGQMLPSVRQLAADLAINSNTIARAYQELQNDRVLEPLRGRGMVVRRDALARCTKARNTLVADGVRRALADAIAGGMTRDELRELFEAELAKQEKQTAPLHAGDDSCD
- a CDS encoding sigma-70 family RNA polymerase sigma factor is translated as MSLSEVDRQFLQRCLERAPRAWQNFVDRFLGLVVHVANHTAESRGITLDQSTRDDLVAEVFLALIANDFGVLRRFRRNCSLATYLTVVARRVIARRLATSQIGPQTASQLETVNQEAVSDNGHQSRIENREEVQQLMLRLDPQEANVVRMYHLEGKSYQEISQSVGMAENSIGPVLSRARSKMRGEAS
- a CDS encoding ATP-dependent Clp protease adaptor ClpS, with translation MADHQTMVAEPEVAKPEVERRNQSKAKKQPRYSVVLWDDTDHSYEYVVLMMKSLFRHPIETGFQIAKEVDNSGKAICLTTTLEHAELKRDQIHAFGKDELIARCKGSMSATIEPVHD
- a CDS encoding dipeptidase, yielding MNLPDLLDTLAKKSDRHLSDLVEWLKIPSISSDTSRRTETAAAADWVAAKLQQAGLATELIPTHGHPMVFAETPAVPGAPVALVYGHYDVQPVEPIDQWQSPPFEPTVRNGNLYARGATDDKGQLLTHVQSVCEWLATGQPLPLQIKFLIEGEEEVGSENLERMLPELRDRLACDCVVISDSSQYADGQPAITYGLRGIATYELEVNGPSQDLHSGSFGGAVMNPAIALCHLLSSMVDREGRIQIEGFYDDVIELSQAERDAWAKLPQSDEAFAKSVGVSELFGEKGFTSDERRWARPTFDINGLQSGHQGEGVKTIIPATALAKFSFRLVANQDPVQLTAAIERHLQQHAPTGIRYTLKPDHGAPGMLANPQSKFAVAASQAIESAFGVAPVMIREGGSIPIVTRFQDVLGCDCLLMGWGLSDDNTHSPNEKFKIQDYHRGIAASAILWDELGKLSESK
- the serS gene encoding serine--tRNA ligase, producing the protein MLDRKFIIQNAQAVSDNCQRRGVDCDIEKLVQLDERRLVALQNAQDLNRQANEVSKGIGGAKDAETRQQMIEKGRQLREQKDAAQREHDELEQQISEIQAQIPNLTHPDAPTGGEEDANELSFGKTAKPTFDFKPLDHLELGEKHDLFDFEAGARVAGAGFYFLRNAAVRLDLALQQFAVSFLSERGFTPVSTPDLALTSVLQGTGFNPRGPETQIYSIENTELNLVATAEIPLGGMMSGQTLDLEQLPIRLCGLSHCFRTEAGAAGRASKGLYRVHQFSKVEMFAFSSPDQSDALHEEMRSLECEIFDQLEVPYRVIDTASGDLGGPAYRKYDLEAWMPGRGDAGEWGEVTSTSNCTDYQARRLNVRFKRAGQKGTEFVHTLNGTAVATGRAMIAIIENHQRADGSIAIPKVLQPWVGSEQIG